Proteins encoded by one window of Cervus canadensis isolate Bull #8, Minnesota chromosome 18, ASM1932006v1, whole genome shotgun sequence:
- the LOC122420887 gene encoding galectin-7-like yields MAGSFNVPHKTSLPGGIRVGTVLRIRGLVPDKATRFYVNLLCSEEPGSDAALHFNPRLDESTVVFNSLERGTWGAEERGSGIPFQRGQPFDVLLIATEDGFKAVIADSEYHHFRYRIPPGHVRALEVGGDLQLELVKIF; encoded by the exons ATGGCCGGGAGCTTC AACGTCCCCCACAAGACCTCGCTGCCCGGGGGTATCCGAGTGGGCACCGTGTTGAGAATTCGTGGTTTAGTCCCCGACAAGGCTACCAG GTTCTATGTGAACCTGCTGTGCAGTGAGGAACCGGGCAGTGATGCCGCCCTGCATTTCAACCCCCGCCTGGACGAGTCCACGGTGGTCTTCAACTCCCTGGAGCGCGGCACCTGGGGCGCAGAGGAGCGGGGCTCAGGTATTCCCTTCCAGCGCGGGCAGCCCTTCGACGTGCTCCTCATCGCCACCGAAGACGGCTTCAAG GCGGTGATCGCAGACTCCGAATACCACCACTTCCGGTACCGGATCCCGCCAGGGCACGTGCGCGCGTTGGAGGTGGGCGGGGACCTGCAGCTGGAGTTGGTGAAGATCTTCTGA